TCGAGCACCGCCCGGACGTACAGACCCGAGCCCCCGACGAGGATGGGAACCTTTCCCCTGGAGACGATCTCGTCACGAGCGGCACGGGCGTCGCGCTGGTACGCGGCGAGGCTGGCCTCCTCGGTGACATCGAGGACGTCGAGCAGGTGGTGCGGCACGCCCCGGCGTTCTGCCACGGGCAGCTTGGCCGTGCCGATGTCCATGCCCCGGTAGAGCTGCATGGCATCGGTGTTGATGACCTCGCCGTCCAGGGCCTCGGCGAGATCGAGTGCCAGATCGGACTTTCCGGTGGCCGTGGGGCCGACCACCGCGACGATCAGCGGATCCTGCCGGGCGCCCTGGGCGCGGCCGGCACCTTCAGCGCGGCCGACACCCTCAGCGCTCCTGACGCTCCCGGTGCTGCTCCCGCTCGCGGCGCTGCTCCCGCTCGCGGCGCTGCTCCCGCTCGCGGCGCTGCTCCCGCCGCTGGTACTGCTCGCACCGCTGGTACTGCTCGCACCGCTGGTACTGCTGGTAGTGCTCTCGGTGCCGGCGCTGCTGCCGTTCAGCGCGGTCATGCCCGGAACCGCCAGTCCGCCACCAGATATCCGACGCCGAAGGGAGCACCTTCGTAACGCAACTGCGCGTCGGCGGCGCCCGGCCCGTCGAGGGCCCCTGCGACGACCTGCCACCCGGCCCTGCCCACGCAGCCCAGGTCGTCGGCCAGGACCGGGTCTAGGGAAGCGAGCGCGTCAGGATCCACCGTGGTGAGCGCGTGGGCGACCTCGGCGTCGAAGTCCTCGGCGCGCGGGTCTTCGTAGCCGGGTGAGCGCATACCCCGGCGGTTGCTGCCGTCGCCGACCACGAGCCAGGCGGCGTCGGGACCGGCCTGCTGGTCGAGATAGTGACCCAGCTCCAGGCAGTCCGGTACGGAGGCGGTGAACGCGACCTCCTGGAGGACGAGCCGGCCCGCCCACCCGGCCCGCTCCAGCAGCCAGCGTGCGATTGTCAGGGACAACGGAAGCTCAGGCCTGGTGTCGGCATGCACTCCGGGCGCCTCGACCGGCACCCCGTAACCAGCCAGGGTGCCCCACTCCTCGGGGCCATGGCGCCACGTGCGCTCCCCCGCGCCGACCACCACCAGCGTCTGCGGCGCCTCGGTGAGCAGGCCGGACACGGCCTGGTCGCAGGCCGCCAGCAGCGGGCCGGTCAGCGCCGCGACGGACTGCCCCGCGCCGGCCGCCATGCCGTCACTGTCGTGGATGCCCGGACGGTAGGTGCCCCCCGGCCCCCCGCCACCGGGACCGCCGCTGCCACCGAGGTCACTGCTGCCGCCGAGGCCGCCGGAGCGACTGGCCCCCGCGGTCTCGGCCACTCTCACCTGCGCACCAGTGAGGGCCGGGACGAGTAACGGTGGGCTGGGTACGAATGCGGCGGCGAGCATCCCACGACCCTAAACCCGCGCCAGGTGTGCGGGAGCGACCTGGCGTTTCCGGCCCCGCTGCTCGCGCCTCACTCCACCAGCCCCCATCGGCTCATGATCGCCACTGCCTCAGTACGACCCGACGCATCCAGTTTGGCCAGCACGTTGGAGACGTGGACGCTGGCGGTCTTCTCACTGATGAAGAGCCGTTCCCCGATGGCCCGGTTCGTGAGCCCGGCCGCGACCAGCGACATCACCTCACGCTCCCTCGGCGTCAGCGCCGGTGGCGGATTGGCCGTCGACGGCAGGGCATTGCCCGGCAGCCGGGTCTCGCCCAGCGGCAGCCCCTTCCCCGGTGGCTGTCCCTTCCCCGGTCGCTGTCCCTTCCCCGGTGGCTGAGACATGCCCTGCGGCTGCGGCTCACCTGGCGGCTGCCCCTTCTCCCCCGGCTGTCCCCTCCTGGATGCCTGGCTCTCCCTCTGCACAGACACGCTCTCGGGCTCAGGAGCCAGGCCCCCATCCACCAGCAGGCTTTCGAGTGCGCGGAGCAAGGGCTCGGCCCCGAGCCGCGTGGCTTGCTCGTGTGCCTGCCGAATCTGCTCCCCCGCTTCTTCAGGACGCCCCTCGTGCAGCAGCCGCCTCGCGGCCTGCCACCGTGCCCGGGCCACCTGGTACACGGAGACACCCTCGAACCCCTCGGCCAGCTCGAGCCAGCCGGCTGCCTCGTCCTTGCCCTGAGCCCGGGCCCATTCGAGTTCCAGACGTAGCAGCCAGGCCTTGCCTTCCGGTCCCATGACGCCCCGGCGCGGCAGACCGATCCTGCCCCGGGTACGCCCGTCGGAGAGCAAGGGCTCGATACCGGCCAGCGCCGCACGCTCGGTCTCAGCGTCACCGCGTTCCCGGGCCAGGACGGCACCGTCGGCCAGAGCGCTGACGCCGCAGGTGTCGACGGCGATACCGCCCAGATGCCAGGGTTCGGCGTCGCTCAGGACGCACTCGATCGCCAGCTTCGCCTGGACCGCGGCCTCTTCCCACTGACCCAGCCAGGCCAGCGCCTCGGCCTTCGACGAGTGCAGAACCTGCCGCTCCCAGGCATCTTCTCCGATGACGAGCCAGTCGTCGGCCCGGAGCACCTGCTCGGGATCGCGCACCGCGAGCACCGGCAGTTCGTACAGACGCAGATGAGTGACCAGCGCCATCGGCAGCCGCGACGCCCCGCTGTCCGGCCGGACCACGCTCAGCGCCCTCTCGGCGTCGCCGGTGCGCCAGAACGTGGTGATGAGCAGCGAACGGGCGCTCGCCGCATAAGAACTGGCGGCCAGACCGCTGGCATCGGCCACCGCGATGGCGGCCAGCAGGTCTTCGATGCCGGCCGCCAGATCGCCGCAGTCGAGTTGATTGATGGCGATGTTGTAGAGCACCCGGACCGTGCCCGCCGTGTCGTCGGCCAGCTCTGCCGCTGCCCTGGCCAGACGATAGGAACGCGCTGACTCGTCATCCCGCCCGAGCATGCCCTCCGCCACCGCCTGGGTGGTGAAGAGGTCAACCTGGAGAGCCGTCATCCCCAGCGCCTCGGCCTCCGCCAGTGCCGGCAGGACCGCCTTCAGCGCGTCGTGGGGTTCGCCGAGCCCCAGATGAACCCGGGCGACCATCGACCAGGCCAGGGCCCGGGCGGGGGACGGCATGTCGTCACCGGCGAGGTCGTGGATCACGCGCATGGCCTGCTCATGCGCCTCGTGCGGCTTGTCGACGAGGTACGTGTGCAGCGACAGGGTGGCACGCGCCCTGGCGGCACCCACCGGATCCTGGTCGGTCTCGGCCTCCTCGGTGGCCGCCGCGGCCAGCGCGACGGCGCGCTCGTGCAGTCCGGCATCGCTGGCCACCTCTGCGGCCCGGCGGCTGACCGCGCTGCGGGTGATGTCTTCCGCCCGCTGGTCCTCCGGTACGACATCCCAGAGCTGGAGCGCCTGTTCATAGTGCTGGAGTGCCTCGGCCGGGGCGTTTCCGCAGGCCGCGAACCGTGCAGCCTGGAGCGATGCGTTGAGCGCACTCGGCATGTCGTTGGCCGCCAGGCTGTGCCGCGCCACCTCCGCGGCCACACCGCGCCCGCCTGGCTGATCGATCGCCGGCTTGAGCCGGTCGGCGAGGGTCTTGTGCAACCGAACCCGTTCACCAGGAAGGAGATCCGAGTACACCGCTTCTTGGAGCAGTGCGTGCCGGAACCGGTACCGATCCAGTTCCTCAGGCACCAGCACCTGCTGGGCAACCGCCTCCCGTAAGGCGGTCTCCAGTTCGTCCGAGGTCAAGGGCTCCCGGACGCCCGCCCCCATGCCGGCGGACCGGAGCAGAGCGTCGTCGATACGCGCCGAGCCGATGATCGACGCCAGGCGCACCACTCGTTTCGCCGGCTCGGACAGCTGTTCCAGCCGGTCGAGCAGCAGATCAGTGAGACCGGCGGGAAGACGCCCGTCTTCACCGGCTGCCAGCAGTTCTTGTGCGTAGTAGGGGTTTCCGGCAGACCGGGCGGCGATCCGCCGCAACAGCGACGGCTTCACCGGAGCACCGCTCACACCGGCGAGCAGTTCTCCGAGCTCCGCCACGGACAACGGCGGCAGG
The sequence above is drawn from the Kineosporia corallincola genome and encodes:
- a CDS encoding helix-turn-helix transcriptional regulator, giving the protein MDDVAFVGSAAPFVARVKQLERLRELMALAGAGTATGVIIGGDAGVGKTRTITEVAQHASATGFQVLTGRCVDLGMGSLPYLPFAEALSQPLRWGERETPERRRVAEVIRQVAAERSGLAQILGSAPDSVPRSLGEAGLDRLALFESVTHALGRVASEVAPVLLVLEDLHWADASSRDLVRFLFSRLGPDRTLVLASYRADDLHRRHPLRPLIGELARLPRVEQMHLPPLSVAELGELLAGVSGAPVKPSLLRRIAARSAGNPYYAQELLAAGEDGRLPAGLTDLLLDRLEQLSEPAKRVVRLASIIGSARIDDALLRSAGMGAGVREPLTSDELETALREAVAQQVLVPEELDRYRFRHALLQEAVYSDLLPGERVRLHKTLADRLKPAIDQPGGRGVAAEVARHSLAANDMPSALNASLQAARFAACGNAPAEALQHYEQALQLWDVVPEDQRAEDITRSAVSRRAAEVASDAGLHERAVALAAAATEEAETDQDPVGAARARATLSLHTYLVDKPHEAHEQAMRVIHDLAGDDMPSPARALAWSMVARVHLGLGEPHDALKAVLPALAEAEALGMTALQVDLFTTQAVAEGMLGRDDESARSYRLARAAAELADDTAGTVRVLYNIAINQLDCGDLAAGIEDLLAAIAVADASGLAASSYAASARSLLITTFWRTGDAERALSVVRPDSGASRLPMALVTHLRLYELPVLAVRDPEQVLRADDWLVIGEDAWERQVLHSSKAEALAWLGQWEEAAVQAKLAIECVLSDAEPWHLGGIAVDTCGVSALADGAVLARERGDAETERAALAGIEPLLSDGRTRGRIGLPRRGVMGPEGKAWLLRLELEWARAQGKDEAAGWLELAEGFEGVSVYQVARARWQAARRLLHEGRPEEAGEQIRQAHEQATRLGAEPLLRALESLLVDGGLAPEPESVSVQRESQASRRGQPGEKGQPPGEPQPQGMSQPPGKGQRPGKGQPPGKGLPLGETRLPGNALPSTANPPPALTPREREVMSLVAAGLTNRAIGERLFISEKTASVHVSNVLAKLDASGRTEAVAIMSRWGLVE